A genomic region of Armatimonadota bacterium contains the following coding sequences:
- a CDS encoding SBBP repeat-containing protein, translating to MTVAIGAASAALGQVQEQWVTRYNGPGNAGDGTYAIAVDDGGNVYVTGYSFGLDTRTDYATIKYDSSGNQLWEMRYNGPIDGNDTAVAIALDSSGNVYVTGTSEVEQTPMVTGRDYATIKYDTDGNQLWVRHYDNGSDFATAIAVDDAGNVYVTGRSSGTGFDYLTVKYDTDGNQLWEARYDGPVIGSSNDHATAIVLDSAGNVYVTGNSEGIGSGFDYATIKYDTNGNELWVRRFNGPANIFDGALDLALDDGGNVYVTGFSLGQDTDADYVTLKYDPDGQQLWEMRYNGPGNGRDNASALVVDGAGNVYVTGLSDGPGTAWDYATLKYDTNGNLLWERRYNGPASSIDGATQLALDNAGNLYVTGWSFGNSTGRDNATVKYDSSGNQLWVMRYNGPGSGWDTAFALAVDDPGNVYVTGYSLGLGTGVDYATIKYVQDVEVLPDSFSLFRGMLIGGGLSDLLASDDSWMTVLPGITLNQAERPVQLIIEGTAPTETPSELRFRVEAHAEINNIGQWIELWNYDTSSYEEVDFMIATTVDSIVEVSITTNPERFIQAGTKEMKAKVSYKEAGIVLFFPWLISFDQTAWVIVP from the coding sequence GTGACAGTCGCAATCGGCGCTGCCAGCGCCGCGCTGGGTCAAGTGCAGGAGCAGTGGGTCACGCGCTACAACGGCCCGGGCAACGCCGGCGACGGCACTTACGCGATTGCTGTGGACGATGGGGGCAACGTGTATGTGACCGGCTACTCGTTCGGCCTGGACACGCGCACAGATTACGCGACGATAAAGTACGACTCGAGCGGAAACCAGCTCTGGGAGATGCGCTACAACGGCCCGATCGACGGTAACGATACCGCCGTCGCGATCGCTTTGGACAGCTCAGGCAACGTGTATGTGACCGGAACATCGGAAGTCGAACAGACGCCAATGGTGACGGGCAGGGACTACGCGACGATAAAGTACGACACGGACGGCAACCAACTTTGGGTAAGGCACTACGACAACGGCAGCGATTTCGCGACTGCAATCGCTGTGGACGACGCAGGCAACGTGTATGTGACCGGCAGGTCTTCTGGCACCGGATTTGACTACTTGACGGTGAAGTACGACACGGACGGAAACCAGCTCTGGGAGGCGCGCTACGACGGTCCGGTCATCGGTAGCAGTAACGATCACGCCACCGCGATTGTTTTGGACAGCGCTGGCAACGTATATGTGACCGGCAATTCTGAGGGCATCGGCTCAGGCTTTGACTACGCGACGATAAAGTACGACACGAACGGCAACGAACTTTGGGTAAGGCGCTTCAACGGTCCGGCCAACATTTTTGACGGCGCCCTTGATCTTGCGCTGGACGACGGAGGCAACGTGTATGTGACTGGCTTCTCGCTCGGACAGGACACGGACGCGGACTACGTGACGTTGAAGTACGACCCAGATGGACAGCAGCTCTGGGAAATGCGCTACAACGGCCCGGGAAATGGTCGAGATAACGCCAGTGCGCTGGTAGTGGACGGCGCAGGCAACGTGTACGTGACCGGCTTGTCGGATGGCCCCGGCACGGCCTGGGACTACGCGACGCTGAAGTACGACACGAACGGCAACCTGCTCTGGGAAAGACGCTACAACGGCCCGGCCAGCAGCATTGATGGCGCAACCCAGCTTGCGCTGGACAACGCCGGCAACCTATACGTGACCGGCTGGTCGTTCGGAAACTCCACGGGCCGGGACAATGCGACGGTGAAATACGACTCGAGCGGCAACCAACTTTGGGTGATGCGTTATAACGGTCCGGGCAGCGGCTGGGATACCGCCTTTGCGCTTGCTGTAGACGACCCTGGCAACGTGTATGTGACCGGCTACTCGCTCGGTCTGGGCACGGGCGTAGACTACGCGACGATCAAGTACGTGCAGGACGTCGAGGTCCTGCCGGACAGCTTCTCGCTGTTCCGTGGGATGCTGATCGGCGGCGGGCTGAGCGACCTGCTCGCGAGCGACGACAGCTGGATGACGGTGCTTCCGGGGATCACACTGAACCAAGCCGAGCGGCCGGTGCAGCTCATCATAGAGGGCACCGCTCCGACTGAAACGCCGAGCGAACTTCGGTTCAGAGTGGAGGCCCACGCCGAGATCAACAACATAGGACAGTGGATCGAGCTGTGGAACTACGACACGAGCTCTTACGAGGAGGTCGACTTCATGATCGCTACGACTGTGGACTCGATAGTCGAGGTCAGCATCACGACGAATCCGGAGCGCTTCATCCAGGCGGGCACGAAGGAGATGAAGGCAAAGGTCAGCTACAAAGAAGCCGGTATTGTGCTCTTCTTCCCGTGGCTGATCAGCTTCGACCAGACCGCGTGGGTCATCGTCCCGTAG
- a CDS encoding phytanoyl-CoA dioxygenase family protein, whose protein sequence is MTSSEMMTASEIRTQYDEDGYTIVRGLIDEDLVEEARAHVEWLIENNPQLPPEGLDTFLVGDDPFWLRLVSDPRLLDCVEPILGPNIALFASHYIAKPPKTGKAVGWHQDGSYWPLEPMDVASVWLALDKVDSDNGCMHVLPGTQNERLRTTDEMHEAKETVLGNELDMSMFNLETKTDIELAPGDISIHDPRLIHGSSPNTSGRWRRGLTIRYIPTGTKVTNWEHPGPWLMRGTAEGGANEYSAFPEFDPTRHFAYMGSSD, encoded by the coding sequence ATGACATCATCAGAAATGATGACTGCGAGCGAGATCAGGACGCAGTACGACGAGGACGGTTACACGATCGTCCGGGGACTGATCGACGAGGACCTGGTCGAAGAAGCACGGGCACATGTGGAGTGGCTGATCGAGAACAACCCGCAGCTTCCGCCCGAGGGATTGGACACCTTCTTGGTCGGGGACGATCCGTTCTGGCTGCGGCTCGTCAGCGACCCGCGGCTGCTCGACTGCGTCGAGCCGATCCTCGGGCCGAACATCGCGCTGTTCGCCTCGCACTACATCGCCAAGCCCCCAAAAACGGGAAAGGCCGTCGGATGGCACCAGGACGGCTCCTATTGGCCGCTCGAACCGATGGACGTCGCCAGCGTATGGCTCGCGCTGGACAAGGTGGACAGCGACAATGGCTGCATGCACGTCCTCCCCGGCACACAGAACGAGCGACTGAGAACTACCGATGAGATGCACGAGGCGAAAGAGACGGTGCTCGGAAACGAACTGGATATGTCTATGTTCAACCTCGAAACTAAGACAGACATAGAGCTGGCACCCGGCGATATCAGCATCCACGACCCGCGTCTGATCCACGGTTCGAGTCCGAACACCTCCGGCCGTTGGCGGCGCGGGCTGACCATCCGCTACATCCCGACGGGTACCAAAGTCACGAATTGGGAGCACCCGGGCCCCTGGCTCATGCGCGGTACAGCCGAAGGCGGCGCGAACGAGTACAGCGCGTTTCCGGAGTTCGATCCAACTCGGCACTTTGCATACATGGGCTCATCGGACTGA
- a CDS encoding DNA alkylation repair protein, translating to MSWSTVIDLIKSELMSNAKPERAVFEKGYLKSELEFLGATVPAVRKCAKRFAKEYQDLSRKDLRAFVDEMWATHIHEVRSVAVALLDHFSSLLRPSDLAMVRKRIIDAAGWAHVDWLAANVSGSIVLDHPECIDKLDEWAMDRSFWVRRAAMLSLLQPLRLGDLSEWPRFVRYAESMVEEKEFFIRKSIGWVLRETSKRNPAPVGEFLLRNKEKCSGLTLREGAKFLEPSVRLKLGLAKT from the coding sequence GTGAGTTGGTCCACCGTTATCGATCTGATCAAGTCAGAGCTGATGTCCAACGCGAAACCGGAGCGTGCAGTCTTCGAGAAGGGCTACCTGAAGAGTGAGCTCGAGTTTCTCGGCGCGACGGTGCCTGCCGTGCGCAAGTGCGCTAAGAGGTTTGCCAAGGAGTATCAGGATCTGTCGCGCAAGGACCTGCGGGCATTCGTCGATGAGATGTGGGCGACCCATATCCACGAAGTGAGAAGCGTTGCGGTCGCGCTGCTCGACCACTTCTCGTCGTTGTTGCGACCGAGCGATCTCGCGATGGTACGCAAGCGGATCATCGACGCAGCAGGATGGGCGCATGTCGATTGGCTTGCCGCAAACGTCTCCGGCTCGATCGTTCTCGATCATCCTGAGTGCATCGACAAATTGGACGAATGGGCTATGGACAGGAGCTTCTGGGTGAGGCGCGCCGCGATGCTCTCGCTTCTGCAACCGTTGCGCTTGGGTGATTTGTCTGAGTGGCCGCGCTTCGTCCGCTACGCTGAGTCGATGGTCGAAGAAAAAGAGTTCTTCATCCGCAAGTCGATCGGCTGGGTGCTGCGCGAGACGAGCAAGCGAAATCCAGCGCCTGTCGGTGAGTTTCTTTTACGCAACAAGGAAAAGTGTAGCGGTCTGACTCTGCGAGAGGGCGCAAAGTTCCTCGAACCAAGTGTGCGGCTTAAGCTCGGCTTGGCCAAAACGTAG
- a CDS encoding aspartyl protease family protein, producing the protein MMIASLFALLSSPALLQRPTVDQVLDNVRSAVGYSAIEPFESGIEMTGSALFMGTDANFRFVFTPDGKYLFEMDGPIRATQAWDGERGWELDVTGSPMPVYFSDVEYQHATSWVIGHRWLAPDGPYDITMIEEDSDSYTLNLKPKAGRMSVKVEVDRESWLPKASSYMDGDIMHLIELSQWETTRGFKLPHRIDVTFSSGKGWISVEHVRPTPDGATSLFEMPAWLLTDDTTYDEANEGVVETMRAESGHVLVRPTIMGEDVGWFILDTGGGGMVVGKKLVERLGAEEFGSWFAIAEGGTLPLTFTKFDDFSLGPATVAELTFAVLDLSPVSLALGIELGGIVGYDFFRRTVLEIDVEESMIAFFDPRSYELKKGNWNDLLLLSHHPTTPAKFEGAHEGVFMIDTGAPYGLVFSWRVVKELNLLEGRETLDGEIHGLGGAVPAKFGFVEYFEIDGYRFEDQLAIMLVSNRSAYASEYLTGLIGIPLLMPFTVVFDYANSRIAFVRKEG; encoded by the coding sequence ATGATGATCGCTAGCCTCTTTGCTTTACTTTCGTCTCCTGCTTTGTTGCAGCGGCCTACCGTCGACCAGGTTTTGGACAACGTCCGGTCAGCCGTCGGTTACAGCGCCATAGAGCCTTTCGAAAGTGGCATCGAAATGACGGGTTCGGCCTTGTTCATGGGCACTGACGCGAACTTCCGGTTCGTCTTTACGCCTGACGGGAAGTACCTCTTCGAAATGGACGGCCCGATCCGGGCGACCCAGGCGTGGGACGGAGAGAGGGGCTGGGAGCTCGACGTGACCGGCAGCCCGATGCCCGTCTATTTCTCAGACGTCGAGTATCAGCATGCTACATCGTGGGTGATCGGGCACCGCTGGCTGGCCCCGGACGGGCCGTACGACATCACAATGATAGAGGAGGACAGCGACTCCTACACTCTCAACCTGAAACCAAAGGCCGGACGCATGAGCGTAAAGGTCGAAGTCGATCGGGAGAGTTGGCTTCCCAAGGCCAGCAGCTACATGGACGGCGATATCATGCACCTGATCGAGCTGAGTCAATGGGAGACCACGAGAGGCTTCAAGCTGCCGCACAGGATCGACGTCACCTTTAGCTCCGGAAAGGGCTGGATCAGCGTTGAGCATGTGCGCCCGACGCCGGACGGCGCGACCAGCTTGTTCGAGATGCCTGCCTGGCTCTTGACAGACGACACGACGTACGACGAAGCCAATGAAGGAGTCGTAGAGACGATGCGTGCGGAGTCCGGGCACGTTCTCGTCAGGCCAACTATTATGGGCGAGGACGTCGGCTGGTTCATCCTCGACACTGGAGGCGGAGGGATGGTTGTGGGCAAGAAGCTCGTAGAGCGCCTTGGGGCCGAGGAGTTCGGTTCCTGGTTTGCGATCGCCGAAGGTGGCACGTTGCCCTTGACCTTCACCAAGTTTGACGACTTCAGTCTCGGGCCGGCGACGGTGGCCGAACTGACGTTTGCCGTGCTGGACCTGAGCCCGGTAAGTCTTGCGCTCGGGATCGAACTGGGCGGTATCGTGGGCTACGACTTCTTCAGGCGCACTGTCCTGGAGATCGATGTCGAGGAGTCGATGATCGCCTTCTTCGACCCTCGCAGCTATGAGCTGAAGAAGGGTAATTGGAACGATCTCCTTCTCCTATCGCATCACCCGACCACGCCGGCGAAGTTCGAGGGAGCGCACGAAGGCGTGTTCATGATAGACACCGGGGCGCCTTACGGCCTCGTGTTCAGCTGGCGGGTTGTAAAGGAGCTAAACCTGCTCGAAGGGCGCGAAACGTTGGACGGAGAGATACATGGGCTTGGTGGCGCAGTACCGGCTAAGTTTGGATTCGTCGAGTACTTCGAGATTGACGGCTATCGCTTTGAAGACCAGTTGGCGATCATGTTGGTATCGAACCGCAGCGCATACGCGAGCGAGTATTTGACAGGCTTGATCGGGATACCATTGCTCATGCCGTTCACAGTCGTGTTCGACTATGCGAACAGTCGGATTGCGTTCGTTCGGAAAGAGGGTTGA
- a CDS encoding ABC transporter ATP-binding protein yields the protein MMRNTSLMPEKDNKQFDRKILRRVIRLFRPHKVIINWTGLVISVAVLIGLAPPFFLQQIIDVGLQQKQLDVIARFSLLTVLAVFVGASLTLLYGYWGCVIGQRVMCDLRRSLFTHLQSMSLRFFTSTRTGDIQTRLINDVQGVQTVVSNTLTDQLSNAGIAVSTFVAMVIVDWRLTILSVGIMPFFLVFGRWFGNFARRVTTGTMEQTAELNSMMQETLSVSGILLTKTSGRLDVLTERFDVENEKLAGWQIKSTVVQYMFFGLIRLITQLAPALVYLLAGWLMISQGDPSLTLGKLVAFTVLQTRMFFPVTSLLNAQVEIMASFALFQRIFEYIDMPRDIEEKENPEPLDRVEGRVEFRDVTFSYDEGAERTTLSGIAFVAEPGQLVALVGPSGAGKTTLTYLIPRLYDTDQGQVLIDGHDVRDVSLEDLGANIGAVTQETYLLHTTIRENLLVAKPDATDDEIIEACKSAAIHDHIASLPEGYSTVVGERGYKLSGGEKQRLAIARAILKNPRILILDEATSALDTRSERLIQNSLSELMKGRTTFAIAHRLSTILAADQILVLDKGRIVESGKHDELLALDGLYARLYNEQFLSLDESSGTRS from the coding sequence ATGATGCGCAACACCTCCCTGATGCCAGAGAAGGACAACAAGCAGTTCGACCGCAAGATCCTGCGGCGGGTGATCAGGCTGTTCAGGCCGCACAAGGTCATCATCAATTGGACCGGGCTTGTCATCTCGGTCGCTGTGCTGATCGGTCTGGCCCCACCGTTCTTCCTGCAGCAGATAATCGACGTCGGCCTACAGCAGAAGCAGCTCGACGTGATCGCAAGGTTCTCGCTCCTGACGGTGCTCGCGGTGTTCGTCGGCGCGTCGCTGACTCTGCTCTACGGCTACTGGGGCTGCGTGATCGGCCAGCGCGTCATGTGCGACCTCCGTCGCTCGCTATTCACCCACTTGCAGAGCATGTCGCTCCGGTTCTTCACATCGACGCGCACAGGAGACATCCAGACCAGGCTCATCAACGACGTGCAGGGCGTGCAGACCGTCGTCAGCAACACGCTCACCGACCAACTCAGCAACGCCGGCATCGCGGTTTCCACATTCGTCGCGATGGTCATCGTCGACTGGCGCCTGACGATCCTCAGCGTCGGCATCATGCCGTTCTTCCTCGTGTTCGGAAGGTGGTTCGGAAACTTCGCCCGCCGCGTCACGACCGGCACTATGGAGCAGACCGCAGAGCTGAACTCGATGATGCAGGAGACCCTCAGCGTCAGCGGCATCTTGCTCACGAAGACCTCTGGAAGACTCGATGTGCTCACCGAGAGGTTTGACGTAGAGAACGAGAAGCTCGCCGGATGGCAGATCAAGTCCACCGTCGTGCAGTACATGTTCTTTGGGCTGATCCGCCTGATCACGCAGCTCGCTCCCGCGCTGGTCTACTTGCTTGCGGGGTGGCTGATGATTTCGCAGGGCGACCCATCTCTGACCCTCGGGAAGCTCGTCGCGTTCACGGTGCTGCAGACGCGCATGTTCTTCCCAGTGACCTCGCTGCTGAACGCCCAGGTCGAGATCATGGCCTCGTTCGCGCTGTTCCAGCGGATATTCGAGTACATCGACATGCCGCGCGACATCGAAGAGAAGGAGAATCCGGAACCGCTCGATCGCGTGGAGGGTCGAGTGGAGTTCCGCGACGTTACTTTCTCTTATGATGAAGGTGCAGAGCGTACTACTTTGAGCGGAATAGCGTTCGTTGCAGAGCCTGGCCAGCTCGTCGCGCTCGTCGGGCCAAGCGGGGCGGGGAAGACGACGCTTACGTACCTCATTCCGCGTCTGTACGACACGGATCAGGGTCAGGTGCTGATCGACGGCCACGACGTGCGCGACGTCTCGCTCGAAGACCTCGGCGCGAACATCGGCGCGGTCACGCAGGAGACGTATCTCCTGCACACGACCATCCGCGAGAACTTGCTCGTCGCCAAGCCGGACGCGACGGATGACGAGATCATAGAGGCGTGCAAGTCGGCGGCGATCCACGACCACATCGCTTCATTGCCGGAGGGCTACAGCACGGTCGTCGGAGAGCGCGGCTACAAGCTTAGCGGCGGCGAGAAGCAGCGCCTCGCCATCGCTCGCGCAATCCTTAAAAACCCGCGCATCCTGATTCTCGACGAGGCGACCTCCGCTCTCGACACGCGGTCAGAGCGGCTGATCCAGAACTCGCTGAGCGAGCTGATGAAAGGCCGCACTACGTTCGCGATCGCCCACCGCCTCTCCACCATCCTCGCAGCCGATCAGATTCTGGTACTGGACAAAGGCCGCATCGTCGAAAGCGGAAAGCACGACGAGCTGCTCGCCCTCGACGGCCTCTACGCGAGGCTTTATAACGAACAGTTCTTGTCCCTGGACGAATCTAGCGGCACTAGGTCCTGA
- a CDS encoding FG-GAP repeat protein: MDTRTISKGALTIALAALIAASALGQSGWVLSHQKISDTQGGFTGTLVDGDRFGTSVASLGDLDGDGVGDLAVGARHDDDGGSDRGAVWVLFLNTDGTVKSHRKISDTQGGFTGILFNVDYFGASVASLGDFDGDGVGDLAVGARRDDDGGIDRGAVWVLFLNADGTVKAHRKISDTQGGFTGILDDDDLFGTSVASLGDLDGDGVGDIAVGAIEILSGGPGAVWVLFLNADGTVKSHRKISFAEGGFTGTLNNGDAFGSTAASLGDLDGDGVGDLAVGAAFDDDGGGRSFDRGAVWILFLDGVRDVLPDSYSFFRGSQTGGVLSDLLASDDSWMTVLPGITLNQSERQVQLIVTGTSPTETPSELRIRVEAHAEINNIGQWIELWNYDTNSYEQVDFMIATLADSIVEVSITTNPERFIQAGTKQMKAKVSYKEAGIVLQFPWLISFDQTVWIIVP, translated from the coding sequence ATGGACACTCGTACTATTTCTAAAGGGGCGTTGACGATCGCGCTCGCCGCGCTGATCGCAGCAAGCGCGCTTGGCCAGTCCGGCTGGGTGCTGTCGCACCAGAAGATCAGCGACACCCAAGGCGGCTTCACCGGCACACTGGTCGATGGCGATCGCTTCGGCACTTCGGTGGCCTCGCTTGGCGATCTCGACGGCGATGGCGTCGGCGACCTGGCCGTGGGAGCGCGGCATGACGACGACGGGGGCTCTGACCGCGGCGCGGTGTGGGTGCTGTTCCTCAACACGGACGGGACGGTCAAGTCGCACCGGAAGATCAGCGACACGCAAGGCGGATTCACCGGCATCCTGTTCAATGTCGATTACTTCGGCGCTTCGGTGGCCTCGCTGGGCGATTTCGACGGCGACGGCGTGGGCGACCTTGCTGTAGGAGCGCGGCGAGACGACGACGGGGGCATTGACCGCGGCGCGGTGTGGGTGCTGTTCCTCAACGCCGACGGCACGGTCAAGGCTCACCGGAAGATCAGCGACACGCAAGGCGGCTTCACCGGCATCCTGGACGATGACGATCTGTTCGGCACTTCGGTGGCCTCGCTGGGCGATCTCGACGGCGACGGCGTGGGTGACATTGCCGTCGGGGCAATCGAAATCTTGAGTGGGGGTCCGGGTGCGGTCTGGGTGCTGTTTCTCAACGCCGACGGAACGGTCAAGTCCCACCGGAAGATCAGCTTTGCAGAAGGCGGCTTCACAGGCACGCTGAATAATGGCGATGCCTTCGGCAGCACGGCGGCCTCGCTGGGCGACCTCGACGGCGACGGCGTTGGCGACCTGGCCGTGGGAGCAGCCTTCGATGACGACGGCGGCGGCCGCAGCTTCGACCGCGGCGCGGTGTGGATCCTGTTCCTCGACGGCGTCCGGGACGTGCTGCCAGACAGCTATTCGTTCTTCCGCGGTTCTCAAACGGGTGGCGTACTGAGCGACCTGCTCGCCAGCGATGACAGCTGGATGACGGTGCTGCCGGGGATCACGCTCAACCAATCCGAGCGGCAGGTGCAGCTCATCGTCACTGGCACTTCTCCGACTGAGACGCCGAGCGAGCTTCGGATCAGAGTCGAGGCGCACGCCGAGATCAACAACATCGGGCAATGGATCGAGCTGTGGAACTACGACACTAACTCGTATGAACAGGTCGACTTCATGATCGCGACGCTGGCGGACTCGATCGTCGAAGTGAGCATCACGACGAATCCAGAGAGGTTTATACAGGCGGGCACGAAGCAGATGAAAGCCAAGGTCAGCTACAAGGAGGCTGGGATCGTGCTCCAATTCCCGTGGCTGATCAGCTTCGACCAGACGGTGTGGATCATCGTTCCTTAA
- a CDS encoding DinB family protein, with the protein METLKEHLTGKLEFAKKSYAGDLRALDEKQLTSSSGGSSRTPADFTYEVVTINKRISKRIRGEDPGELKFDGWVEAPAEFQNKDTIVAQLEESMAEIIEAFANVPEDEMFRKIETPNGETSPMDLAGFAVDHMTYHDAQLNYIQTLNGDEEMHWN; encoded by the coding sequence ATGGAAACCTTGAAAGAGCACCTGACAGGCAAACTTGAGTTCGCAAAAAAGTCGTACGCCGGCGATCTGCGAGCGTTGGACGAGAAGCAGCTGACCAGCTCGTCTGGCGGAAGTTCGCGCACCCCGGCGGACTTTACGTACGAGGTCGTCACCATCAACAAGCGGATATCCAAGAGAATCCGGGGCGAAGATCCCGGTGAGCTCAAGTTCGATGGCTGGGTCGAGGCGCCCGCGGAGTTTCAGAATAAGGACACGATCGTCGCGCAGCTCGAAGAGTCGATGGCCGAGATCATCGAGGCGTTCGCAAACGTGCCGGAAGACGAGATGTTCCGCAAGATCGAGACTCCGAACGGTGAGACGAGCCCTATGGACCTCGCAGGTTTCGCCGTGGATCATATGACATACCACGACGCGCAGCTCAACTACATCCAAACGTTGAACGGCGACGAAGAGATGCACTGGAACTGA
- a CDS encoding amidase: MIRRDFLKAGLAGGLIVAVGCASRKPTDTEPTTAAEEPFDLDESTVEELQEAMEVGSETAESITAKYLERIEEIDGHGPTLRSVIEINPDAMEIAEALDEERQQGGARGPMHGIPVFIKDNIETGDSMMTTAGSLAMVGNIASQDSFLAAQLRKAGAVILGKTNLSEWANFRSTHSTSGWSGRGGQCKNPYALDRNPCGSSAGSGAAASANLCAVAIGTETDGSVVCPATTCGIVGIKPTLGMVSRTGIIPIAHSQDTAGPMARTVRDAATLLSIMAGQDPADPTDRYEAATDYRMFLEKDGLKGARIGVGRQFFEFNDHVDAIMEEAIAAMKGLGAEIVDPADMATQGKYDDTEFEVLLYEFKADLNRYMAGTSTDIGPKSLADLIEANERMKDQAMPFFGQEIFHMAQEKGPLTDKKYIDALAKNHRMSRDEGIDATMDEHNLDAIIAPTGSPAWPTDHLNGDHFTGGSSTPAAVSGYPNITVPAGFVGGLPVGVSFFGRAWSEPVLLKLAYAFEQETQVRKSPLFLPTADLS, from the coding sequence ATGATACGACGTGATTTTCTCAAGGCAGGATTGGCGGGCGGGCTGATCGTCGCTGTTGGCTGTGCATCTCGAAAACCGACAGACACAGAGCCAACAACGGCAGCCGAGGAGCCGTTCGATCTCGACGAATCCACAGTCGAAGAGTTGCAAGAAGCGATGGAGGTCGGAAGCGAGACTGCTGAATCGATCACAGCGAAGTATCTGGAGCGAATCGAGGAGATCGACGGCCACGGACCAACTTTGCGGTCGGTCATCGAGATTAACCCCGACGCGATGGAGATCGCGGAGGCGCTCGACGAAGAGCGGCAGCAGGGCGGCGCAAGAGGCCCGATGCACGGAATCCCCGTGTTCATCAAGGACAACATCGAAACCGGCGACTCCATGATGACGACCGCCGGTTCGCTCGCGATGGTCGGCAACATCGCCAGTCAAGATTCCTTCCTCGCAGCGCAACTCCGCAAGGCCGGCGCGGTCATCCTTGGCAAAACCAACCTCAGCGAGTGGGCCAACTTCCGCTCGACCCACTCGACCAGCGGATGGAGCGGGCGCGGCGGCCAGTGCAAGAACCCGTACGCGCTCGACCGCAACCCGTGCGGCAGCAGCGCGGGGTCCGGCGCGGCGGCGTCGGCAAACCTCTGCGCGGTCGCTATCGGAACAGAGACCGACGGATCGGTCGTGTGCCCGGCTACGACGTGCGGCATCGTCGGGATCAAGCCGACGCTCGGCATGGTTTCGCGCACCGGCATCATCCCGATCGCGCACAGCCAGGACACCGCTGGCCCGATGGCGCGAACCGTGCGCGATGCAGCGACGCTTCTGTCGATCATGGCAGGCCAAGACCCAGCTGATCCCACCGACCGTTACGAGGCCGCAACGGACTACAGGATGTTCCTTGAGAAGGACGGATTGAAAGGCGCGCGCATCGGCGTCGGTCGCCAGTTCTTTGAGTTCAACGACCACGTCGATGCGATCATGGAGGAGGCGATCGCCGCGATGAAGGGCCTCGGCGCAGAGATCGTCGACCCGGCGGACATGGCCACGCAAGGGAAGTATGACGACACTGAGTTCGAGGTGCTGCTGTACGAGTTCAAGGCCGACCTCAACAGGTACATGGCCGGGACAAGCACCGACATCGGACCGAAGTCGCTCGCCGACCTGATCGAGGCGAACGAGCGCATGAAGGACCAGGCGATGCCGTTCTTCGGCCAGGAGATATTCCACATGGCGCAGGAGAAAGGGCCGCTCACCGACAAGAAATACATCGACGCGCTGGCGAAGAACCATCGCATGTCGCGGGACGAGGGGATCGACGCGACGATGGACGAGCACAACTTGGATGCGATCATCGCACCGACCGGCAGCCCCGCGTGGCCGACCGACCACCTGAACGGCGATCATTTCACCGGCGGAAGCTCTACCCCGGCCGCAGTATCCGGCTATCCGAACATCACGGTTCCCGCCGGTTTCGTCGGCGGTCTGCCGGTCGGCGTCTCGTTCTTCGGGCGGGCGTGGAGCGAGCCGGTGCTACTCAAGTTGGCTTACGCATTCGAGCAAGAGACGCAGGTGCGAAAGTCGCCGTTGTTCCTTCCGACCGCCGACTTGAGTTAA